One stretch of Caminicella sporogenes DSM 14501 DNA includes these proteins:
- a CDS encoding ABC transporter permease translates to MFFSFNKSRFRGNWGGFTLKWYKALFQDAQIMSSLYYTISIAIISSIVATVIGTAAAIGIYKMDRKMKNLILNLTYIPVLNADIVTGVSLMILFIFIKLPLGFLSLLIAHITFNIPYVILSVLPKLRQLDNNIYEAALDLGATPGYAMRKVILPEIMPGIITGALLSFTLSIDDFVISFFTTGSGVSNLSITIYSMARRGINPKINALSTLMFIAVLSLLFVINMRWNKNEKESVQ, encoded by the coding sequence ATGTTTTTTTCATTTAATAAATCACGTTTTCGTGGAAATTGGGGAGGATTTACATTAAAATGGTATAAGGCATTATTTCAAGATGCTCAAATAATGTCTTCGCTTTATTATACTATTTCTATAGCTATAATTTCTTCAATAGTAGCTACTGTAATAGGAACTGCTGCTGCAATAGGTATATATAAAATGGATAGAAAGATGAAAAATTTAATTTTAAATTTGACTTATATACCTGTACTTAATGCTGATATAGTTACAGGAGTATCTTTAATGATTTTGTTTATTTTTATCAAGTTGCCATTAGGTTTTTTGAGCCTACTTATTGCACATATTACATTTAATATTCCGTATGTAATTTTGTCAGTACTTCCTAAGTTAAGGCAGTTAGATAATAATATATATGAAGCAGCTTTAGATTTAGGAGCTACTCCGGGATATGCTATGAGAAAAGTGATATTGCCTGAAATTATGCCTGGAATCATAACGGGAGCACTTTTATCTTTTACTCTTTCAATAGATGATTTTGTTATAAGTTTTTTCACAACGGGTTCAGGAGTATCAAACCTATCAATTACTATTTATTCTATGGCGAGAAGGGGCATAAACCCTAAAATAAATGCTTTATCAACACTTATGTTTATAGCAGTTTTATCTTTGCTTTTTGTTATCAATATGAGATGGAATAAAAATGAAAAGGAGAGTGTTCAATGA
- a CDS encoding ABC transporter substrate-binding protein, whose translation MRGIMRKVFAISMIVLILASITGCQKENKVTLNVYNWGDYIDESVIKEFEKKYGIKVNYEMFDTNEAMYAKIKSGGVNYDVAFPSDYMISKMIKEDMLYKIDFNNIPNYKYIDERFKNLEYDPNSEYSVPYMWGTVGILYNKKMVKDKVDSWNILWDEKYKKQIIMQDSQRETIGVALQKLGYSVNTKNIKELEEAKRELIKQKPLVLAYVVDEVKDKMVSGEAALAVVWAGDAVAMKEENPDLEFVVPKEGSNFFVDAMVIPKTSKHKKEAEMFINFMCEPEIAFKNTDYIKYSTPHTEARKMLDPKVANDPVAYPSDEVLKRCEVYKDLSDIAKEYDRIWTEIKAAK comes from the coding sequence ATGAGAGGAATAATGAGAAAAGTATTTGCTATTTCTATGATTGTTTTAATACTTGCTTCTATTACTGGTTGTCAAAAAGAAAACAAAGTTACTTTAAATGTTTATAATTGGGGAGATTATATTGATGAATCAGTTATAAAAGAATTTGAAAAAAAATATGGTATAAAAGTAAATTATGAGATGTTTGATACAAATGAAGCTATGTATGCAAAGATAAAATCAGGTGGAGTAAATTATGATGTTGCTTTTCCTTCAGATTATATGATTAGTAAGATGATTAAGGAAGATATGCTTTATAAAATAGATTTTAACAATATTCCAAATTATAAATATATAGATGAAAGATTTAAAAATTTAGAATATGACCCAAATAGTGAGTATTCTGTACCATATATGTGGGGGACTGTAGGAATTTTATATAATAAAAAAATGGTAAAAGATAAAGTAGATAGTTGGAATATATTGTGGGATGAAAAGTATAAAAAACAAATTATTATGCAGGATAGTCAAAGAGAAACTATAGGGGTAGCACTACAAAAGTTAGGTTATTCTGTGAATACCAAAAATATAAAGGAGTTAGAAGAAGCTAAAAGAGAACTAATAAAGCAAAAACCTTTAGTTTTAGCATATGTAGTTGATGAAGTAAAAGATAAAATGGTAAGTGGAGAAGCTGCATTAGCTGTGGTATGGGCTGGAGATGCAGTTGCTATGAAAGAGGAAAATCCAGATTTAGAATTTGTGGTGCCAAAAGAAGGAAGTAACTTTTTTGTCGATGCTATGGTAATTCCAAAGACTTCAAAGCATAAAAAAGAAGCTGAGATGTTTATAAACTTTATGTGTGAACCTGAGATAGCCTTTAAAAATACTGATTATATTAAATATTCTACTCCACATACAGAAGCAAGAAAAATGTTAGACCCAAAAGTAGCAAATGACCCAGTTGCTTATCCAAGTGATGAAGTTCTTAAGAGATGTGAAGTATATAAAGATTTAAGTGATATAGCTAAAGAATATGATCGCATTTGGACTGAAATAAAAGCTGCAAAATAA
- a CDS encoding SLC13 family permease, with product MLHNHLLVATIIFVMTYTAIISEKINRTAVALFGAVLIVVFQVLPQEDAFKTIDFNTIGLLIGMMIVVNILKRTGVFQYIAIKTAKIAKGDPLKIMIYFSAITALSSAFLPNVTIILLIVPVTFVITDTLKINPIPFLITEVLAANIGGTATLIGDPPNTMIGGATKLGFMDFLINLGPIVLVILVVTLIILKIVYRKYLRVDDNNKQKILDLDETKTIKDKKLLIKSLIVLGITILGFTTHQIIGLESATVALFGGVLLLLVSKVEPEEILLEIEWTNILFFIGLFVLVGALEEVGAIEFLAKKMIQFTNGNLFMTVMFVLWLSALASSFLDNIPFVATMIPLIKDLAVISTMNIQPLWWALALGACLGGNGTLIGASPNVIVGSMLNKKGYKLTFTDFMKIGFPIMIVSIIISMVYLIVFYI from the coding sequence ATGCTTCACAATCATTTACTAGTAGCTACAATTATATTTGTTATGACTTATACTGCTATAATATCGGAAAAGATTAACAGGACAGCAGTAGCATTATTTGGTGCAGTTTTAATAGTTGTATTTCAAGTTCTGCCACAAGAAGATGCTTTTAAAACGATTGATTTTAACACAATAGGATTACTTATAGGAATGATGATAGTTGTAAACATATTGAAACGTACAGGTGTTTTTCAGTATATTGCTATAAAAACGGCAAAGATTGCGAAGGGCGACCCTTTGAAAATAATGATATACTTTTCTGCTATAACTGCACTATCTTCAGCTTTTTTGCCTAATGTTACAATTATTTTATTAATTGTTCCAGTTACTTTTGTTATAACAGATACATTAAAGATAAATCCTATTCCTTTTCTTATAACAGAAGTTTTAGCGGCTAATATAGGAGGTACAGCTACATTAATAGGAGACCCACCAAATACTATGATTGGTGGTGCAACTAAACTTGGATTTATGGATTTTTTAATTAATTTAGGACCGATAGTTTTAGTTATACTTGTAGTTACATTAATTATATTGAAAATAGTATATAGAAAGTATTTAAGAGTTGATGATAATAATAAACAAAAAATTCTTGATTTAGATGAAACAAAAACTATTAAGGATAAAAAATTATTGATAAAGAGTTTAATTGTTTTGGGAATTACTATTTTAGGTTTTACAACACATCAAATTATAGGGCTTGAATCTGCTACAGTAGCATTATTTGGTGGAGTACTTTTATTATTGGTTAGTAAGGTTGAACCTGAAGAAATATTATTAGAAATTGAGTGGACTAATATACTTTTCTTTATAGGATTATTTGTACTTGTAGGAGCATTAGAAGAAGTTGGGGCAATAGAATTTCTTGCAAAGAAAATGATACAATTTACAAATGGTAATTTGTTTATGACAGTTATGTTTGTATTGTGGCTTTCAGCTTTAGCGTCTTCATTTTTAGATAATATTCCTTTTGTTGCAACTATGATACCGCTTATAAAAGATTTAGCAGTAATTTCTACAATGAATATACAGCCTCTATGGTGGGCATTAGCTTTAGGAGCATGTCTTGGTGGAAATGGAACACTTATAGGAGCATCTCCAAATGTTATTGTAGGAAGTATGCTCAATAAAAAGGGATATAAATTAACTTTTACAGATTTCATGAAAATAGGATTTCCAATTATGATTGTATCAATAATTATTTCTATGGTATACTTAATTGTATTTTATATATAA
- a CDS encoding pyridoxal phosphate-dependent aminotransferase, whose protein sequence is MNNNLSVKNKSISPSVTLAITAKAKKMKADGIDIISFGAGEPDFNTPAHIRKAAIDAIEKGLTGYTASAGLPNLKQAICEKLKNDNNLDYTPENIVVSNGAKHSLFNTLQVICNPGDEVIIPIPYWVSYPEMVKMADAKPVFVKTSEENGFKLKKESLLNAINNKTKAIILNSPNNPTGTVYTKEELKEIAEIAVKHNIFVISDEIYEKLIYEGNHISIASLGNEIKKLTIVINGMSKAYAMTGWRIGYLAADSEIAKIVTNIQSHATSNPNTIAQYASIEALKGDQSPIKEMTNAFNERRKYMVDKINSIDKLSCRMPEGAFYVMVNISKIIGTTINGFEINSSMDFAEYLLDTAKVAVIPGAGFGLDNYIRLSYATSLDNIKEGLNRIEKAIK, encoded by the coding sequence ATGAATAACAATTTATCTGTAAAAAATAAATCAATATCTCCATCGGTAACATTAGCAATTACTGCTAAAGCAAAAAAAATGAAAGCAGATGGAATTGACATTATAAGTTTTGGAGCTGGTGAACCTGATTTTAATACTCCTGCTCATATTAGAAAAGCAGCTATAGATGCAATTGAAAAAGGATTAACTGGTTATACTGCTTCAGCAGGTTTGCCTAATCTCAAACAAGCGATCTGTGAAAAATTAAAAAATGATAATAATTTAGATTACACTCCTGAAAATATTGTAGTTTCAAATGGAGCTAAACACTCTTTATTTAATACACTTCAAGTAATTTGTAATCCCGGAGATGAAGTAATAATTCCTATACCATACTGGGTTAGCTATCCAGAAATGGTAAAAATGGCAGATGCAAAACCTGTATTTGTTAAAACTTCTGAAGAAAACGGATTTAAACTAAAAAAAGAAAGTTTATTAAATGCTATTAATAATAAAACTAAAGCCATTATTTTAAACAGTCCTAATAATCCTACAGGTACAGTTTATACAAAAGAAGAATTAAAAGAAATTGCCGAAATTGCAGTTAAACACAATATATTTGTAATATCAGATGAAATATACGAAAAATTAATTTATGAAGGAAACCACATAAGTATTGCTTCTCTTGGAAATGAAATCAAAAAGTTAACTATCGTTATAAATGGTATGTCTAAAGCTTATGCAATGACTGGATGGAGAATAGGTTATTTAGCTGCTGACAGTGAAATTGCTAAAATCGTTACAAACATTCAAAGTCATGCTACATCTAATCCTAATACTATAGCTCAATACGCAAGTATCGAAGCTTTAAAGGGAGACCAAAGTCCTATAAAAGAAATGACAAATGCATTTAATGAAAGAAGAAAATATATGGTTGATAAAATTAATTCAATAGATAAATTATCTTGCAGAATGCCAGAAGGTGCATTTTACGTAATGGTTAATATATCAAAAATCATTGGAACTACTATCAATGGTTTTGAAATAAACAGCTCCATGGATTTTGCTGAATATTTGTTAGATACTGCTAAAGTAGCTGTAATTCCCGGTGCAGGATTTGGCTTAGACAATTACATTAGGCTTTCTTATGCAACTTCTCTTGATAACATAAAAGAAGGACTAAACAGAATTGAAAAAGCTATAAAATAA
- a CDS encoding endolytic transglycosylase MltG yields MNKQGKIFTYIGMFVIGIILTITGLMNIVRPVVKYVDYTDAQIKQKARELGMVELKEVIEMNTEKINSNKQSSGNVENKDTYKSNSKNNSFKEYVLFKIYKGESSQDIINRLYKEGIIDDKESFTKLVAKKKAGRYLVYGTYKLYKGMDYEEIIKILTGK; encoded by the coding sequence ATGAATAAGCAGGGAAAGATATTTACATACATAGGAATGTTTGTTATAGGTATTATCTTGACTATAACTGGACTAATGAATATAGTAAGGCCTGTAGTAAAATATGTAGATTATACAGATGCACAGATAAAGCAAAAAGCTAGGGAATTAGGTATGGTAGAATTAAAGGAAGTTATAGAGATGAATACAGAAAAGATTAATTCTAACAAACAATCAAGTGGCAATGTAGAAAATAAAGATACTTATAAATCAAATAGTAAAAATAATAGCTTTAAAGAATATGTACTTTTTAAGATTTATAAAGGTGAAAGTAGTCAGGATATTATAAATAGGTTATATAAAGAAGGAATTATTGATGATAAAGAAAGTTTTACAAAGTTAGTTGCTAAGAAAAAAGCTGGAAGATATTTAGTATACGGCACTTATAAACTCTATAAAGGAATGGATTATGAAGAAATTATAAAAATACTTACGGGAAAATAA
- a CDS encoding histidinol-phosphatase HisJ family protein — MYDYHVHSNFSADCKIDMKDMIEKAINLNIKEICFTDHIDYEYCDPSINFDFDIEEYTNYINKMKNLYKGKIKVLKGVEIGIQPHIIEKCEKFINRNDFDFVICSIHTCNKKDLYSGDFFINKTPKEAYIKYFEELLYCIKKFDSFNVVGHLNIITRYNKEVAKENIRNYFDILEEIFKTLIDKNKGIEINTSGFRYNIDNLMPPKEVLKFYKELGGQIITTGSDSHIPETLGEKFDYVYEVLKDIGFRYITTFEKMKPKFVKI, encoded by the coding sequence ATGTATGATTATCATGTTCACAGTAATTTTTCTGCAGATTGTAAAATAGATATGAAAGACATGATTGAAAAAGCCATAAATCTCAATATTAAGGAAATTTGCTTTACTGATCATATAGACTATGAATATTGCGACCCTTCTATAAACTTTGACTTTGATATAGAAGAATATACTAATTACATCAATAAAATGAAAAACTTATATAAAGGTAAAATAAAAGTGCTTAAAGGAGTAGAAATTGGAATACAGCCTCACATAATAGAAAAATGTGAAAAATTTATTAATAGAAATGATTTTGACTTTGTCATTTGTTCAATACATACATGTAACAAAAAAGATTTATATTCAGGTGATTTTTTCATCAATAAAACACCTAAAGAAGCTTATATTAAATATTTTGAAGAACTTCTCTACTGCATAAAAAAATTCGATTCTTTTAATGTAGTAGGACATCTAAACATTATCACAAGATATAATAAAGAGGTGGCAAAAGAAAATATAAGAAATTATTTTGACATACTAGAAGAAATATTTAAAACTCTTATAGATAAAAATAAAGGAATAGAAATAAATACATCAGGTTTTAGATATAATATTGATAATTTAATGCCACCTAAAGAAGTATTAAAATTCTATAAAGAACTAGGTGGTCAAATTATAACTACTGGTTCAGACTCTCATATTCCAGAAACTCTAGGAGAAAAGTTTGATTATGTTTATGAAGTTTTAAAAGATATCGGATTTAGATACATAACTACTTTTGAAAAAATGAAACCAAAATTCGTAAAGATATAA
- the hisZ gene encoding ATP phosphoribosyltransferase regulatory subunit — MILYDDLFPEGLEDIHSEEYEFKEEIIFQVKKVFKSFGYRQILTPTLEYYELYSDSYGTSFKDKMFKLIDNNGKILVLRPDVTIPIARMVAVNYKNVKDFFKFFYVTNVFRLNKFQNGNRREFIQAGIEYIGNSLPECDGEIIAIGIKALLKCGLENFHIDIGQIEFLKSIIDEIKINDYQRTMLCNLIENKNYGDLDEFLDELNISIDIKNLFKILPKLYGSPCEVINKARQLILNEKMKKVLDNLEEVYSILKDYGYDKYILFDLGIAKEIDYYTGIIFKGYVNNFGESVLSGGRYNNLTEKFGTFKPACGLGINIDKLVEVIGMYGIKRKSNCYTDYLVLYKEDFREKAIKLSEVLRSKGFVVESNSYNGDGKNQIKNLTFRNVKEIIEIENNFLKITDMIKNCVSKYSANQFLKLLDNKETVASIH; from the coding sequence TTGATATTATATGATGATTTATTTCCCGAAGGACTTGAAGATATTCATAGTGAAGAATATGAGTTTAAAGAAGAAATAATATTTCAAGTAAAAAAAGTTTTTAAGAGTTTTGGTTATAGACAGATATTAACACCCACTCTTGAATATTATGAGTTATATTCTGATAGTTATGGGACATCGTTTAAAGATAAGATGTTTAAACTTATTGACAATAATGGAAAGATATTAGTCTTAAGACCAGATGTAACGATACCAATTGCAAGGATGGTTGCTGTAAATTATAAAAATGTAAAAGATTTTTTTAAGTTTTTTTATGTAACGAATGTATTTAGACTTAATAAATTTCAAAATGGAAATAGAAGGGAATTTATTCAAGCAGGAATAGAATATATAGGCAATAGTTTACCTGAATGTGATGGAGAAATAATTGCTATTGGAATAAAGGCACTGCTGAAATGTGGATTAGAAAATTTTCATATAGATATAGGACAAATTGAATTTTTGAAAAGTATAATAGATGAAATAAAAATTAATGATTATCAAAGAACAATGCTTTGTAATTTGATAGAAAATAAGAATTATGGAGATTTAGATGAATTTCTCGATGAATTAAATATATCTATTGATATTAAGAATCTTTTTAAAATACTGCCTAAACTTTATGGGAGTCCCTGTGAGGTTATTAATAAGGCAAGGCAGTTAATATTAAATGAGAAAATGAAAAAAGTTCTTGATAACCTAGAAGAAGTATACAGTATACTCAAGGATTATGGGTATGATAAATACATTTTGTTTGACTTAGGTATTGCTAAGGAGATTGATTATTATACAGGTATTATATTTAAGGGCTATGTAAATAATTTTGGAGAATCTGTTTTAAGTGGAGGAAGATATAATAATTTAACTGAAAAGTTTGGCACTTTTAAACCAGCTTGTGGATTAGGAATAAATATTGATAAATTAGTTGAGGTGATTGGAATGTATGGTATAAAGAGAAAAAGTAATTGCTACACTGATTATTTAGTTCTTTATAAAGAAGATTTTAGAGAAAAAGCTATTAAATTATCTGAAGTGTTAAGAAGTAAGGGATTTGTTGTTGAATCAAATTCTTACAATGGTGATGGAAAAAATCAAATTAAAAATCTAACTTTTAGAAATGTAAAAGAAATAATTGAAATTGAAAATAATTTTTTAAAGATTACAGATATGATAAAAAATTGTGTCAGTAAATACAGTGCAAATCAGTTTTTAAAACTTTTAGATAATAAGGAGACAGTTGCATCTATTCATTAG